The following proteins come from a genomic window of Alicyclobacillus dauci:
- the guaA gene encoding glutamine-hydrolyzing GMP synthase, translating to MSDHEVVVVLDFGGQYNQLIARRIRELNVFSELLPFDTTAAELRGKRLKGIIFSGGPKSVFAEGAPTVDPDVFNLGVPILGICYGMQLIAKTYQADVARGAVREYGRTDLEVQAGHSKLFAGQPTSQPVWMSHSDVVTHVPEEFTLDAVTTSGTIAAMSCPEKQVYAVQYHPEVHHSVHGMDLLRNFVFDICGANGDWTMDNLIDESVDHIREQVGDKRVLVALSGGVDSSVAAALVHRAIGSQLTAMFVDHGLLRKGESDAVMENLGRQLGIDVVRVDASERFLGKLRGVSEPEKKRKIIGEEFIRVFEAESTRLGPFDFLVQGTLYTDIVESGTKTAATIKSHHNVGGLPEDIEFEIIEPLKELFKDEVRRLGEQLGLPSDLVWRQPFPGPGLAIRVLGDITQEKLAIVRDSDYILRDEVAKAGLDREIWQYFTVLTGNQTVGVMGDERTYAHTLAIRAVVSQEGMTADFARIPWEVLARISTRIVNEVNGINRVVYDITSKPPATIEWE from the coding sequence ATGTCAGACCATGAAGTTGTCGTCGTTCTTGACTTCGGCGGCCAGTACAATCAACTGATTGCACGTCGCATTCGCGAGTTGAATGTATTCTCCGAGCTACTACCGTTTGACACAACCGCAGCTGAACTCCGCGGAAAGCGCCTCAAGGGGATCATTTTCTCCGGCGGTCCCAAGAGTGTCTTTGCCGAAGGCGCTCCTACCGTCGATCCCGACGTGTTCAACCTCGGTGTACCCATCTTGGGCATTTGCTATGGCATGCAACTGATTGCGAAGACGTACCAAGCGGATGTCGCGCGTGGGGCCGTTCGTGAATACGGTCGAACGGATCTTGAAGTCCAGGCGGGCCACTCCAAGTTGTTTGCAGGACAACCGACGTCACAACCAGTATGGATGAGCCACAGTGATGTGGTTACGCACGTACCGGAGGAATTCACGCTCGATGCAGTGACCACGAGTGGAACCATTGCGGCAATGAGTTGTCCCGAGAAACAGGTCTATGCAGTGCAGTATCACCCGGAAGTTCACCACAGTGTGCATGGAATGGACTTATTGCGTAATTTCGTATTTGACATCTGTGGTGCGAACGGTGACTGGACCATGGACAATCTGATCGACGAGTCTGTGGATCACATCCGTGAACAAGTCGGCGACAAACGTGTCCTCGTGGCGCTTTCAGGTGGTGTGGATTCCTCTGTCGCGGCCGCACTCGTGCATCGCGCCATTGGCTCACAGTTGACAGCCATGTTTGTCGATCACGGCCTCCTTCGCAAAGGCGAGAGCGACGCCGTGATGGAGAACCTCGGCCGGCAGCTCGGAATTGACGTTGTTCGGGTAGATGCGTCGGAGCGGTTTCTCGGCAAGCTTCGCGGTGTCTCGGAGCCGGAAAAGAAGCGCAAGATTATCGGAGAAGAATTTATTCGCGTATTTGAAGCCGAATCTACACGGCTCGGACCATTCGACTTCCTCGTTCAAGGCACACTGTACACAGACATTGTTGAGAGCGGTACAAAGACGGCGGCGACCATCAAGTCGCACCACAACGTCGGCGGTTTGCCTGAGGACATCGAGTTTGAAATCATTGAGCCGCTGAAAGAACTATTCAAGGACGAAGTACGACGACTGGGTGAGCAGTTGGGGCTGCCCAGCGATTTGGTCTGGCGCCAACCATTCCCTGGACCGGGACTAGCCATTCGCGTCCTCGGTGATATCACGCAGGAGAAGCTCGCGATTGTTCGAGACTCCGATTACATCTTGCGTGATGAGGTTGCGAAGGCCGGGCTTGACCGTGAGATCTGGCAGTACTTCACGGTGCTCACGGGGAATCAAACGGTTGGCGTGATGGGTGATGAACGGACTTACGCTCACACGCTGGCAATTCGTGCAGTGGTTTCGCAGGAGGGCATGACCGCAGATTTTGCGCGCATTCCTTGGGAAGTCCTTGCGCGGATCTCGACGCGCATCGTCAATGAAGTGAATGGCATTAATCGCGTGGTATACGACATCACATCCAAGCCCCCTGCAACCATCGAGTGGGAATAA
- a CDS encoding transglutaminase family protein — protein sequence MRPFRPIKETFRGLYAVLCAVWLYMFFPPMSQLGVLTGTRTFVIPFIILTVSLIFRSWWIRVLGGLVVSFTYVDYFWHPEGTSFLTGLLDMPSVLFRQVILLLENHTLNDPLQTFIFLWVMTCVLWLVTYASHRSRLWLFYNALAIAVLAAIDGNTDVHPNVSIVVIVLLCLIVLGLNQLERIHAFAPTRKRLTVRFLAPLAILLLVSTVVALGMPKQPAVWANPFGPSTGGSGSGTQTIGYQLDDSQLGGSFVTNADEVMDVYSPYPTYLRGQTLSDYTGKGWKLAHMTDAEMSTQSIGVPLANPEQYTFHNLPTQTFNQIIQVKSNRLDTTDLFGGYAVNEVSTLPGAYQNQFTIDTVQGNIRGSKLKSGQSYTIQTKELRAPYDVLAKDTVPYDQLETSIPLSVRKYDLQLPTVPVQILNLAHEIVQRDGGKTEYQMVNAILTYLQTNYVYQTYDIPKPGPHEDYVYQFLFESRRGYCNNFSSAMAVMLRTLNIPTRWVTGFATGTQDFNYTDKVMNKYVITNDDAHSWVEVYFPKYGWIPFDPTPNFDMPFAAGQNSSSSTGTTAPDKTTTPQPQPHRQPTPTPEQPASSNFMVSSSFGKPLRVALYIFLGVVVCAGGMLLVGRRRLTLFWLERKWDADPRKALQRAYSLLLRSLRREFAMQGASTLRELWPYAARAGIGQHEYKAWVQTAERVLYGGDPLTGTASDMMRQTSLKWLRLLSQSRNRQKYSIDDIGSNE from the coding sequence GTGCGACCATTTCGTCCTATTAAAGAGACATTTCGAGGTTTGTATGCCGTGCTCTGTGCCGTTTGGCTCTACATGTTTTTCCCTCCCATGTCGCAACTCGGCGTTTTGACTGGTACTCGTACATTTGTCATTCCGTTTATCATTTTGACTGTCAGTCTTATTTTTCGCTCGTGGTGGATCAGAGTGTTAGGTGGATTGGTGGTCTCATTTACGTACGTCGACTACTTCTGGCACCCGGAGGGCACTTCCTTCCTAACAGGTCTCCTTGATATGCCGAGCGTTCTGTTTCGACAAGTTATCTTGTTGTTAGAGAATCATACGCTGAACGATCCGCTGCAAACGTTCATTTTTCTTTGGGTCATGACGTGTGTCTTGTGGCTGGTGACCTATGCCAGTCACAGGTCCCGCTTGTGGCTGTTCTACAATGCCCTCGCCATCGCTGTACTTGCCGCGATCGATGGCAATACAGATGTCCATCCGAATGTGTCTATTGTCGTCATTGTGTTACTTTGTCTCATTGTACTCGGCTTGAACCAACTGGAACGAATTCATGCATTCGCGCCAACTCGAAAGCGGTTAACCGTGCGCTTTTTAGCGCCGCTAGCCATTCTGCTGCTGGTCAGCACTGTCGTGGCATTGGGGATGCCCAAACAACCCGCAGTTTGGGCAAACCCGTTTGGTCCGAGCACGGGCGGGAGCGGATCGGGTACACAGACGATTGGCTACCAGCTGGATGATAGTCAGTTGGGCGGATCGTTTGTGACGAATGCGGACGAAGTGATGGATGTGTATAGCCCCTATCCAACCTACTTGCGCGGTCAGACCCTGTCTGACTATACGGGAAAAGGCTGGAAACTCGCGCACATGACAGATGCGGAAATGTCGACCCAATCCATCGGGGTCCCACTCGCGAATCCAGAGCAGTATACGTTTCACAATTTACCGACTCAGACGTTCAACCAAATCATACAAGTCAAGTCGAATCGCCTCGATACGACGGACCTGTTCGGTGGCTACGCCGTGAACGAAGTCTCCACCCTGCCGGGGGCGTATCAGAATCAGTTCACGATCGATACGGTACAAGGCAACATTCGCGGATCGAAGTTGAAGAGCGGGCAGTCTTACACGATTCAGACGAAGGAGCTTCGTGCACCTTACGACGTACTGGCCAAGGACACAGTTCCCTATGACCAGCTGGAAACCTCCATTCCGCTATCGGTGCGAAAGTACGATTTGCAACTGCCAACTGTGCCTGTGCAAATTTTGAATCTCGCACACGAGATAGTCCAGCGCGACGGAGGAAAGACTGAGTACCAGATGGTCAACGCCATCCTGACTTATTTGCAAACGAACTATGTTTATCAAACGTATGACATCCCGAAGCCAGGACCACACGAGGATTACGTATATCAGTTTCTCTTTGAAAGCAGACGGGGATACTGCAACAACTTTTCTTCAGCCATGGCAGTCATGTTGCGAACTTTGAATATACCCACGCGGTGGGTGACCGGTTTTGCCACTGGCACACAGGATTTCAACTACACGGACAAAGTCATGAACAAATATGTGATCACAAACGACGATGCACACTCGTGGGTTGAAGTCTACTTTCCCAAGTATGGTTGGATTCCATTCGATCCGACTCCGAACTTCGATATGCCATTTGCAGCGGGGCAAAACAGTTCCTCGTCGACCGGGACGACAGCGCCTGACAAGACGACAACACCGCAGCCGCAACCGCATCGGCAGCCGACACCGACACCCGAACAACCGGCTTCAAGCAACTTCATGGTTTCTTCTTCCTTCGGGAAACCGCTGCGTGTGGCCTTGTACATCTTCCTTGGGGTCGTCGTTTGTGCTGGTGGGATGTTGCTCGTTGGAAGGCGCCGCTTGACGCTATTCTGGTTGGAGCGAAAGTGGGATGCCGACCCCCGCAAAGCATTGCAGCGCGCGTACAGTCTACTCTTGCGCAGCTTGCGTCGGGAGTTTGCGATGCAAGGCGCATCGACATTGCGGGAATTGTGGCCATATGCCGCCCGTGCGGGCATTGGTCAACATGAATACAAAGCTTGGGTGCAGACGGCAGAGCGTGTACTCTACGGTGGCGACCCGCTGACTGGTACCGCCTCTGACATGATGAGACAGACGAGCCTGAAATGGCTCCGTCTCTTGTCACAGTCGCGAAATCGACAAAAATATTCAATTGACGACATAGGCTCAAATGAGTAG
- a CDS encoding DUF58 domain-containing protein — protein sequence MRLRAVVSALAMLVLTVGLFIFGKITGGFFAWFLFYFFLVVAVYEWITMFASLTRVTSHRQLSLHRLTAGQTLDVQVSLARRGVWPLFWLRIHEALPPRWLFQTNGLERIHVPLWTRKMEYAYSVQNVPRGVYELGDTKVETGDLFGFVRGTKTFEGRDKVIIYPKVVPVRGWSGHSPDDYGDRQPTNRRSEDSSNVIGVRDYVKGDRLNRIHWPVTARRGQLQAKEFELHVTSEFLFIPDNTEASYSGDSPAHVKFDLSMCITASLLRHAYDNHRKFGMMVPTEPYVFFPTGLDAALLTRCMESLASMQPDSKRDVISFLRRVGDESTRGTVFVIVSPRLDQEMAVAVSRLKRQGTVHLFVPTVRDRLTDSERTGVELLQSAGAQVYLIRKPEQLSFLHKGGASGATISSY from the coding sequence ATGCGGCTACGAGCTGTTGTCTCGGCTCTGGCCATGTTGGTGCTTACGGTTGGCCTGTTCATTTTTGGCAAGATCACGGGCGGTTTTTTCGCGTGGTTCCTCTTTTATTTCTTCCTTGTTGTAGCTGTTTACGAGTGGATCACTATGTTCGCATCGTTGACCCGTGTGACCAGTCACCGCCAGTTGTCCCTGCACCGGTTGACGGCAGGACAGACCCTCGATGTCCAAGTGAGCTTGGCGAGACGGGGCGTCTGGCCCCTGTTTTGGCTTCGTATCCACGAAGCGTTGCCGCCGCGTTGGCTATTTCAAACAAACGGGTTGGAACGGATTCACGTCCCACTGTGGACGCGGAAGATGGAATACGCATACAGCGTTCAAAATGTGCCGAGGGGTGTCTATGAGCTTGGGGACACCAAGGTAGAGACAGGCGATCTTTTCGGATTCGTACGCGGCACCAAGACGTTTGAAGGACGCGATAAGGTCATCATTTATCCCAAGGTGGTTCCTGTGCGGGGGTGGTCTGGTCATTCGCCGGATGACTATGGAGATCGGCAACCGACGAATCGCCGCAGTGAGGACTCGAGCAATGTCATTGGTGTACGAGATTATGTCAAGGGGGATCGTTTGAACCGAATCCATTGGCCTGTAACCGCTCGGCGTGGACAACTGCAGGCGAAGGAATTTGAACTGCACGTCACCTCGGAGTTTCTCTTCATTCCCGACAACACTGAGGCGTCCTACTCAGGGGACTCGCCAGCACACGTGAAGTTTGATCTGTCCATGTGCATTACGGCGTCACTGCTGCGGCATGCGTATGACAATCACCGCAAGTTTGGCATGATGGTCCCCACGGAACCATACGTGTTTTTCCCAACAGGGTTGGACGCGGCTTTGTTGACTCGTTGCATGGAGTCACTCGCGTCCATGCAACCGGACAGTAAGCGCGACGTCATTTCTTTCCTTCGCCGGGTCGGCGACGAGTCGACACGCGGAACGGTGTTTGTCATTGTCTCACCGCGACTTGATCAGGAGATGGCCGTTGCCGTCTCGCGATTGAAGCGACAAGGAACCGTTCACCTATTCGTCCCTACGGTTCGCGATAGGCTGACGGATTCCGAGCGAACCGGCGTCGAATTACTTCAGTCTGCGGGAGCCCAGGTATATTTGATTCGCAAGCCAGAACAACTGTCGTTCCTGCACAAGGGAGGTGCATCCGGTGCGACCATTTCGTCCTATTAA
- a CDS encoding AAA family ATPase: MADTTKAIVFDGWHPEIEPVVRNVQRVIVGKDDVIRLVMTALLAGGHCLIEDVPGVGKTMLVRATAKTLGCHFRRIQFTPDLLPSDVTGVSIYNQKTQSFEFRTGPIFGQVVLADEINRTSPKTQSALLQALEEHSVTADGEMFDLPQPFIVLATENPIEFEGTFPLPEAQLDRFLLKFQMGYPSTQEELKILEGQQKQHPIESIGPVVDPDTILRWRSTVRETRVDDQIARYIVELVQRTRSHHDVYLGASPRASLALFRAAQALAFIAGRTFVVPDDVRFLAPFVLGHRILLTADARLSGMNVRDIVNQLLQSVPVPTVQGVNK; the protein is encoded by the coding sequence GTGGCAGATACGACAAAAGCAATTGTATTTGATGGTTGGCATCCTGAAATTGAACCGGTCGTTCGCAACGTCCAACGCGTTATCGTTGGAAAAGACGATGTCATTCGTTTGGTCATGACGGCTCTGTTGGCTGGCGGGCATTGTCTGATTGAGGATGTCCCAGGTGTGGGGAAGACGATGTTGGTTCGGGCCACAGCGAAGACGCTTGGGTGTCATTTTCGGCGAATTCAGTTTACACCAGATTTGCTCCCGTCCGACGTCACGGGCGTTTCGATTTATAATCAAAAAACGCAATCGTTTGAATTTAGAACGGGTCCCATTTTTGGTCAGGTTGTCCTGGCCGACGAGATCAATCGAACGTCGCCAAAGACTCAGTCGGCATTGTTGCAAGCCCTGGAGGAGCACAGTGTCACGGCAGATGGTGAGATGTTTGACTTGCCGCAGCCGTTCATTGTGCTGGCGACGGAAAATCCCATTGAGTTCGAAGGGACGTTTCCGTTACCTGAGGCTCAGTTGGACAGGTTCCTTCTGAAGTTTCAAATGGGGTACCCGTCGACCCAGGAAGAATTGAAGATTCTCGAGGGACAACAGAAGCAACATCCCATTGAGTCTATCGGCCCCGTTGTCGATCCCGATACCATCCTTCGCTGGCGATCGACTGTGCGTGAGACAAGAGTTGATGATCAAATTGCGAGATACATTGTGGAGTTGGTGCAACGGACGAGATCGCATCACGATGTCTATCTAGGTGCCAGCCCGCGTGCAAGTCTTGCGCTCTTTCGCGCTGCACAGGCACTGGCTTTTATCGCCGGTCGCACCTTCGTCGTACCCGACGACGTGCGCTTTTTGGCGCCGTTCGTATTAGGTCATCGAATTCTGCTGACCGCGGATGCAAGGTTGTCGGGGATGAATGTTCGGGACATCGTCAACCAGTTGCTGCAAAGTGTACCCGTTCCGACGGTGCAGGGGGTCAACAAGTAA
- a CDS encoding L,D-transpeptidase yields the protein MAQKRIIIDLSDRKLHLLSGNVVLKSYPIGIGRVLSQTPAGEYTIVNRQANPGGPYGAYWLGLSRPHYGIHGTNRPESIGRRVSKGCVRMHNRDVLDLEKQVDIGTRVTIRN from the coding sequence ATGGCTCAAAAGCGGATCATCATAGACTTGTCGGATCGGAAATTACATCTTCTGTCGGGGAATGTCGTGCTGAAGTCGTATCCGATTGGGATCGGGCGCGTTCTGTCGCAGACGCCTGCTGGGGAGTATACGATTGTCAATCGCCAGGCGAATCCAGGGGGGCCGTACGGTGCATATTGGCTTGGACTCTCACGACCGCACTACGGCATTCATGGCACGAACCGCCCTGAGAGCATTGGGAGACGGGTCTCCAAAGGATGCGTTCGGATGCACAACAGGGATGTGTTAGATTTAGAGAAGCAAGTCGACATTGGCACTCGGGTGACCATTCGGAACTGA
- the groL gene encoding chaperonin GroEL (60 kDa chaperone family; promotes refolding of misfolded polypeptides especially under stressful conditions; forms two stacked rings of heptamers to form a barrel-shaped 14mer; ends can be capped by GroES; misfolded proteins enter the barrel where they are refolded when GroES binds) — protein sequence MAKEIRFGEEARRAMLRGVDALADAVKVTLGPKGRNVVLEKKFGSPLITNDGVTIAKEIELEDAYENMGAQLVKEVATKTNDVAGDGTTTATVLAQAMIREGLKNVAAGANPMVLRRGIDKAVAAVVTEIASISKQVEGRENIAQVAAISAGEEEIGTLIAEAMEKVGNDGVITVEESKGFTTELEVVEGMQFDRGYISPYMVTDTDKMEAILDEPYILITDKKIGNIQEILPVLERVVQSGRPLLLIAEDVEGEALATLVVNKIRGTFNAVAVKAPGFGDRRKAMLQDIAALTGGQVISEELGLELKNTAIDQLGRARQVRVSKENTIVVDGAGDKAEIGARISQIKNQIEETTSDFDREKLQERLAKLSGGVAVIKVGAATETALKERKLRIEDALNSTRAAVEEGIVPGGGTALVNVIKSLDSVKAEGDELTGVNLVRKALESPVRQIAENAGIEGSIIVERLKNEKVGFGFNAATGEWVEMFKAGIVDPAKVTRSAVQNAASVAASFLTTEAAVADKPEKEKAAGMPDMGGMGGMGGMM from the coding sequence ATGGCAAAGGAAATCCGCTTTGGTGAAGAAGCACGTCGCGCTATGCTGCGTGGTGTTGACGCACTGGCTGATGCGGTCAAAGTTACCTTGGGACCAAAAGGCCGCAACGTCGTGTTGGAAAAGAAGTTCGGTTCTCCGCTCATCACAAATGACGGTGTGACCATCGCAAAGGAAATCGAGCTCGAAGACGCTTACGAAAACATGGGCGCGCAACTCGTTAAAGAAGTTGCTACCAAGACCAACGACGTCGCTGGCGACGGTACCACGACGGCTACGGTTCTCGCCCAAGCGATGATCCGTGAAGGTCTGAAAAACGTTGCAGCTGGTGCAAACCCGATGGTTCTCCGTCGCGGTATCGACAAGGCCGTCGCTGCAGTCGTAACTGAAATCGCAAGCATTTCGAAACAGGTCGAAGGTCGCGAGAACATCGCACAAGTCGCTGCAATTTCTGCTGGCGAAGAAGAGATCGGTACTTTGATCGCTGAGGCAATGGAAAAGGTCGGCAACGACGGTGTCATCACGGTTGAAGAATCGAAAGGCTTCACCACGGAGCTTGAAGTGGTTGAAGGTATGCAATTTGATAGGGGCTACATCTCCCCGTACATGGTTACGGACACGGATAAGATGGAAGCTATCCTCGACGAACCATACATTCTCATCACGGACAAGAAGATTGGCAACATCCAAGAGATCCTGCCGGTTCTCGAACGCGTTGTTCAATCTGGCCGTCCACTCCTCTTGATTGCAGAAGACGTAGAAGGCGAAGCTTTGGCAACTCTCGTTGTCAACAAGATTCGTGGTACGTTCAATGCAGTTGCAGTGAAGGCACCTGGCTTCGGCGACCGCCGCAAGGCTATGCTGCAAGACATCGCTGCTCTCACCGGCGGCCAAGTCATCAGCGAAGAACTCGGTCTTGAACTGAAGAACACAGCTATCGACCAACTTGGTCGCGCTCGCCAAGTTCGTGTCAGCAAGGAAAACACCATCGTCGTTGACGGCGCTGGCGATAAGGCTGAAATTGGCGCACGCATTAGCCAAATTAAGAACCAAATCGAAGAAACCACCTCTGACTTCGACCGCGAAAAGCTGCAAGAACGCTTGGCAAAACTGTCCGGCGGCGTAGCAGTCATCAAGGTCGGTGCAGCAACTGAAACCGCGTTGAAAGAACGCAAGCTTCGCATCGAAGACGCGCTCAACTCGACTCGGGCTGCAGTTGAAGAGGGTATCGTTCCTGGCGGCGGCACAGCTCTTGTCAACGTCATCAAGTCCCTCGACAGCGTGAAGGCAGAAGGCGACGAGCTTACGGGCGTGAACTTGGTTCGCAAGGCCCTTGAGTCTCCAGTTCGTCAAATCGCTGAAAACGCAGGTATCGAAGGCTCCATCATCGTTGAACGCTTGAAGAACGAAAAGGTTGGTTTCGGCTTCAACGCTGCAACGGGTGAATGGGTTGAAATGTTTAAGGCTGGTATCGTTGACCCAGCTAAGGTTACACGGTCTGCTGTTCAAAACGCAGCCAGCGTTGCAGCTTCCTTCCTGACGACGGAAGCAGCAGTTGCTGACAAACCGGAAAAGGAAAAGGCTGCTGGCATGCCTGACATGGGCGGCATGGGCGGCATGGGTGGCATGATGTAA
- the groES gene encoding co-chaperone GroES — translation MLKPLADRVVVRPVEREEKTASGIFLPDNAKEKPQEGEILAVGPGRVEDGKRIELDVKVGDRVIYSKYAGTEIKVNDEEVLVLRESDILAIVEK, via the coding sequence ATGCTGAAGCCGCTCGCTGATCGCGTTGTGGTACGTCCAGTAGAACGTGAAGAAAAAACTGCTAGTGGCATTTTCCTTCCGGACAATGCGAAAGAAAAGCCGCAAGAAGGAGAAATCCTCGCTGTAGGTCCGGGCCGCGTTGAAGACGGCAAACGTATTGAGCTCGACGTTAAAGTCGGCGACCGCGTTATCTACTCCAAGTACGCAGGCACGGAAATCAAAGTTAACGACGAAGAAGTTCTCGTTTTGCGTGAGAGCGACATCTTGGCAATCGTCGAGAAATAA
- the mobB gene encoding molybdopterin-guanine dinucleotide biosynthesis protein B: MHKPNRFAVVGYQDAGKTQVTERIVREASQDGLAVAVIKHDGHADTESSPDWEKPSSDTVRAAGAGAQWTMVASRTGWLLHAWKDAGSGVEDWTDLLVSAAAARQAHVDLVIIEGAKHSPLPKLAVVRTQAELDQLLQAGVTNIFAVCWTTETRVDNLPIPQLSFHGVSNLWEVCSGLIAGLNGHANSV, translated from the coding sequence ATGCATAAGCCGAACAGGTTCGCCGTTGTCGGCTATCAAGATGCGGGAAAGACACAGGTCACGGAGCGGATCGTCAGAGAGGCCTCACAGGACGGTCTGGCCGTCGCTGTCATCAAGCACGATGGCCACGCGGATACAGAGTCATCTCCAGACTGGGAAAAGCCGTCGTCTGATACGGTTCGTGCGGCAGGGGCCGGAGCGCAGTGGACGATGGTCGCCAGTCGCACTGGCTGGTTGTTGCACGCGTGGAAGGATGCCGGATCGGGTGTGGAGGATTGGACGGATTTGCTTGTGTCTGCCGCCGCTGCGCGACAAGCTCATGTCGATCTCGTCATCATCGAAGGCGCCAAACACAGCCCCCTTCCGAAGTTGGCCGTCGTTCGCACGCAAGCTGAGTTAGACCAGTTGCTGCAAGCCGGAGTGACGAACATTTTTGCAGTCTGTTGGACGACCGAAACCCGAGTGGATAACCTGCCGATCCCACAGCTATCCTTCCACGGCGTGTCGAATCTTTGGGAAGTGTGTAGCGGTTTGATAGCGGGCTTGAATGGCCATGCAAACTCCGTTTAA
- a CDS encoding molybdopterin-binding protein encodes MDLKHREVPVQEAVGLQLAHDMTRIVPGEFKGRQFRRGHVIREEDVPMLLDMGKRHIYILELEEGELHEDDAAVQMARALAGAGVTQTDVEEGKVVLKARHDGLLWVDARRVVAMNSIEHISISTRRPYIHVKAGTSVASVRPIPLVIRQDKVRAVEVIAEETFSGRHIIDVFPYRSHQVHVVTTGSEVLSGRVDDRFGPVLREKFREYGIEIVNQVMVGDEQEEITAAIVRACDEGATLICVTGGMSVDPDDRSPLAIRNAATEVVSHGTPMIPGSMTMLAYRDKTAIFGLPGAVIHDQRTAFDILLPRVLAGVYVRKKDIAILGVGGWLNA; translated from the coding sequence ATGGATTTGAAACATCGTGAAGTTCCCGTACAAGAAGCCGTTGGGTTACAGCTTGCCCATGACATGACACGAATCGTTCCCGGAGAGTTTAAAGGCCGCCAATTTCGTCGCGGCCACGTCATTCGCGAAGAGGATGTCCCCATGCTCTTGGACATGGGCAAACGTCATATTTATATCCTTGAACTTGAAGAGGGCGAACTTCACGAAGATGATGCTGCCGTGCAGATGGCTCGTGCCCTAGCTGGGGCCGGTGTTACACAGACCGACGTCGAGGAAGGTAAAGTTGTCCTCAAGGCACGTCACGACGGGCTACTTTGGGTAGATGCACGCCGCGTTGTAGCCATGAACAGCATCGAGCACATTTCTATCTCGACTCGTAGGCCATATATTCACGTCAAAGCGGGCACCTCTGTTGCCAGCGTCCGACCCATTCCTCTGGTCATTCGTCAGGACAAGGTGCGGGCTGTTGAAGTTATTGCTGAGGAGACATTCAGCGGTCGCCACATCATTGATGTGTTTCCGTATCGATCGCATCAGGTACACGTCGTCACGACGGGAAGCGAAGTATTGAGTGGTCGCGTTGACGACAGGTTCGGTCCCGTGTTGCGTGAAAAGTTCCGTGAGTACGGAATCGAGATCGTGAATCAGGTGATGGTCGGCGATGAGCAGGAGGAGATCACGGCGGCTATCGTGCGCGCGTGCGACGAAGGGGCGACGCTGATTTGTGTAACTGGTGGCATGTCTGTCGATCCCGACGATAGATCCCCACTCGCCATTCGCAACGCAGCCACCGAGGTGGTGTCGCACGGTACACCGATGATCCCCGGTTCCATGACGATGCTGGCTTATCGGGATAAGACGGCTATCTTCGGGCTGCCTGGTGCTGTCATCCACGACCAGCGGACTGCGTTCGACATCTTGTTGCCGCGCGTTCTTGCAGGCGTGTACGTGCGTAAAAAGGACATTGCCATTCTTGGCGTCGGCGGCTGGCTGAATGCATAA
- a CDS encoding molybdenum cofactor guanylyltransferase: MQDRDIAIVVAGGQSRRMKPLGDKLLLPRGPGDVPILLHVVQRALQVADDVYVAYANEMLRRTLHDLGLTNARWIRDRLPTAGPLQAIAGVLREIGQTSFSTFFLIAGDLPGITHDVLRRLKKELLQLDKDVDGVVVVRAGRIQPLLACYRPSAIRAIDEAYLAGETRLMAAIQRMNIQPMEWAPDEALSWVVRPVHTPDDYQEWLVWRDGFETS, encoded by the coding sequence TTGCAAGACAGAGATATAGCGATTGTTGTGGCCGGTGGACAAAGTCGTAGAATGAAGCCACTCGGAGACAAACTATTACTCCCACGCGGACCTGGTGATGTGCCTATTCTGCTGCATGTTGTGCAAAGAGCGCTGCAGGTGGCCGATGATGTCTATGTTGCCTATGCGAACGAAATGTTGCGTAGGACATTGCACGATCTCGGCCTGACAAACGCCCGCTGGATTCGCGACAGACTGCCAACAGCCGGACCACTTCAAGCCATCGCCGGTGTTCTACGCGAAATTGGCCAAACGTCTTTTTCAACTTTTTTCTTGATCGCAGGGGACTTGCCAGGCATCACGCACGATGTGCTCAGGCGACTCAAGAAGGAACTGTTGCAGTTGGACAAGGATGTTGACGGAGTCGTCGTGGTCCGGGCAGGGCGCATCCAACCGTTGCTCGCATGCTATCGGCCAAGTGCAATTCGCGCGATTGACGAAGCCTACTTGGCCGGCGAAACGCGTTTAATGGCTGCAATTCAGAGGATGAACATTCAACCGATGGAGTGGGCCCCAGATGAGGCGTTGTCGTGGGTCGTCCGACCGGTCCACACGCCGGACGACTACCAAGAGTGGTTAGTATGGAGGGATGGATTTGAAACATCGTGA